The following coding sequences are from one uncultured Bacteroides sp. window:
- a CDS encoding NAD(P)-dependent oxidoreductase — protein sequence MSSILVTGASGFVGSFIVEEALKKDFSVWAGIRASSSKRYLQGEGLNFLELDFAHPKTLKAQLFTYKSKFGKGFDYIVHCAGVTKCKDQNDFDKVNHLQTKSFVDTLIELEMVPKQFIYISTLSIFGPIREHDYSPIKEEDTPQPNTAYGISKLKAEAYIRSLPNFPYVIYRPTGVYGPREKDYFLMAKSIKAYTDFSVGFKRQDLTFIYVKDIAQAIFLGIEKKVSQRSYFLTDGEVYNSRTFSDLIQKELAIPFVIHIKCPLIALKVISLLAEFFATLFGKSSTLNSDKFKIMKQRNWQCDITPTIKELGYKPEYKLKKGVKETIAWYKKERWL from the coding sequence ATGAGTAGCATTTTAGTTACCGGAGCCAGTGGATTTGTTGGCAGCTTCATCGTAGAAGAAGCTTTAAAAAAAGATTTTTCAGTATGGGCAGGCATACGCGCCTCCAGCAGCAAGAGATATCTGCAGGGAGAAGGGCTAAATTTTTTAGAATTAGATTTTGCTCATCCCAAGACTCTTAAAGCTCAATTATTTACTTATAAAAGCAAGTTCGGCAAAGGATTTGACTATATTGTCCATTGCGCAGGAGTAACCAAATGCAAAGATCAAAATGATTTTGATAAAGTAAATCACCTGCAAACCAAATCTTTTGTAGATACACTTATAGAGCTTGAGATGGTACCCAAGCAATTTATTTACATCAGCACTTTGAGTATTTTTGGTCCTATCCGCGAGCACGATTATTCTCCCATCAAGGAAGAAGATACCCCCCAACCCAACACAGCTTATGGGATAAGCAAACTAAAAGCCGAAGCTTATATCCGGAGTTTGCCAAACTTCCCTTACGTTATATATCGTCCTACAGGCGTCTATGGCCCACGGGAAAAAGATTACTTCCTAATGGCAAAGTCCATCAAAGCATATACAGACTTTTCCGTTGGCTTCAAAAGACAAGACTTGACATTTATCTATGTAAAAGATATAGCCCAAGCAATATTTCTCGGAATAGAAAAGAAGGTATCTCAACGTAGTTACTTTCTAACTGACGGAGAGGTATACAATAGCCGCACTTTTTCAGACCTAATACAAAAAGAGTTGGCTATTCCTTTTGTAATACACATCAAATGTCCATTAATTGCTTTAAAAGTTATATCTTTGCTCGCTGAATTTTTCGCGACTCTTTTTGGCAAGAGCAGTACTCTAAATTCAGACAAATTTAAAATAATGAAACAAAGGAACTGGCAGTGTGACATAACTCCAACAATTAAAGAATTGGGCTATAAACCCGAATATAAATTGAAAAAAGGAGTAAAAGAAACTATTGCTTGGTATAAAAAGGAAAGATGGCTCTAG
- a CDS encoding phosphatase PAP2 family protein: MALDLFKRVDTRKGLFAVEKVTLIYDLLTSILILYLFQRMDHPLEMLRDRVVIAGATFLLMYLYRMAPCKFTAFVRMAVQMSLLSYWYPDTFEFNRLFPNLDHLFASAEQWLFNSQPALLFSSHLPQMWVSEPFNMGYFSYYPMILTVALFYFFYKFELFEKFSFILVTTFFIYYIVYIFLPVAGPQFYFPAIGLESVTMGHFPPIGDYFNHHAELLPGPGFQHGFFYNLVEGSQQVGERPTAAFPSSHVGISTLLMIMAWRGNKKLFGCLMPFYLLLCGATVYIQAHYLVDAIAGFISAFILYILVTKMYKKWFATPMFKE; encoded by the coding sequence ATGGCTCTAGATTTATTTAAAAGAGTAGACACCCGAAAAGGTTTGTTTGCTGTAGAGAAGGTTACATTAATCTATGATTTGCTAACCTCTATATTAATACTTTATCTGTTCCAACGCATGGACCATCCGTTGGAGATGTTAAGAGACAGAGTCGTTATTGCCGGTGCTACTTTCTTATTGATGTACCTTTACCGGATGGCGCCATGTAAATTTACGGCGTTCGTACGAATGGCTGTTCAGATGAGTTTACTATCGTATTGGTATCCTGATACTTTCGAGTTCAATAGGCTATTTCCTAATCTCGATCACTTGTTTGCCTCAGCCGAACAATGGTTATTCAATAGCCAACCAGCTCTATTATTCAGTTCCCATCTACCTCAGATGTGGGTTAGTGAACCTTTCAACATGGGCTACTTCTCTTATTATCCAATGATTTTAACTGTAGCTTTATTCTACTTTTTCTATAAATTTGAATTATTTGAAAAGTTCTCTTTCATACTCGTTACTACTTTCTTCATCTACTATATCGTTTATATTTTTTTACCAGTAGCCGGCCCGCAATTTTATTTCCCTGCCATTGGTTTAGAAAGTGTAACGATGGGACACTTTCCCCCTATTGGAGATTACTTCAATCATCATGCCGAATTACTTCCTGGGCCTGGTTTTCAGCATGGATTCTTCTATAATTTGGTTGAGGGCTCTCAGCAGGTAGGCGAACGTCCTACAGCTGCTTTCCCCAGTTCACACGTAGGTATTTCTACTTTACTGATGATCATGGCTTGGCGTGGTAACAAAAAACTCTTCGGTTGCTTAATGCCTTTCTACCTTTTGCTGTGCGGCGCTACAGTATATATTCAGGCTCATTATTTGGTAGATGCAATTGCCGGATTCATCTCAGCCTTTATCTTATATATATTAGTTACTAAAATGTATAAGAAATGGTTTGCCACTCCTATGTTTAAGGAGTAG